One Cyclopterus lumpus isolate fCycLum1 chromosome 7, fCycLum1.pri, whole genome shotgun sequence DNA window includes the following coding sequences:
- the rimkla gene encoding beta-citrylglutamate synthase B produces MCSRVWFVTDRRIIQEYPQVQILRALKERCADGDVEFRFVLMDQIVLTISEGQLGLRVEQELVTSYPQVVVVRAPTPWVQSDSDITVLRHLEKMGCRLINRPQAILACVNKFWTFQELAGHGVPLPDTFSYGGHDNFRKMIDEAEPLGYPVVVKNARGHRGKAVFLARDKHHLIDLCHLIRHDTPYLFQEYVKESHGRDVRVVLVGGRVIGSMLRCSTDGRMQSNCSLGGVGMMCPLSEQGKQLAIEVSNILGMDVCGIDLLQLKDGSFVVCEANANVGFIAFDQACGMDVAGIVADYALSMLPSHLTRKMSLLSVVSSTSETSSEPEVCPVPTGGGSLPEAACNMSVGSTSSESDPELAEPSQSSPCQSTAPTLPDLPDPAYNFNTLLANEMTLLTE; encoded by the exons ATGTGTTCCCGGGTTTGGTTCGTGACCGACCGCCGCATCATCCAGGAATACCCTCAGGTCCAGATCCTCCGGGCTCTGAAGGAGCGCTGCGCTGACGGAGACGTAGAGTTCCGCTTTGTCCTCATGGATCAAATCGTGCTGACGATCAGCGAGGGACAATTAG GTCTGCGAGTAGAGCAGGAATTGGTGACCTCTTATCCTCAGGTGGTGGTGGTACGGGCGCCCACGCCCTGGGTACAGTCAGATAGTGACATCACCGTGCTGCGCCACCTGGAGAAGATGGGCTGCCGGCTCATCAACCGTCCCCAGGCCATACTCGCCTGTGTCAACAAGTTCTGGACCTTTCAGGAGCTGGCCGGCCATGGTGTACCTCTCCCGGACACCTTCTCATACG GAGGGCATGACAACTTCCGTAAGATGATTGACGAGGCAGAGCCACTGGGCTACCCTGTGGTGGTGAAGAATGCACGTGGCCACAGAG gCAAGGCTGTTTTCCTGGCACGAGACAAACACCACCTGATAGACCTGTGCCACTTAATCCGCCATGATACACCCTACTTGTTTCAAGAGTACGTCAAAGAGTCGCACGGCCGTGATGTCCGGGTGGTTCTGGTGGGCGGACGTGTCATCGGCTCGATGCTCCGCTGCTCCACTGATGGTCGCATGCAGAGCAACTGCTCCCTGG GTGGCGTTGGTATGATGTGCCCACTGAGCGAGCAGGGGAAGCAGCTGGCCATAGAGGTGTCTAACATCCTCGGCATGGATGTGTGCGGCATTGACCTGCTGCAGCTCAAGGACGGCTCATTTGTGGTCTGTGAGGCCAACGCCAACGTGGGCTTCATCGCCTTCGACCAGGCCTGTGGCATGGATGTAGCAGGCATCGTTGCTGACTACGCCCTGTCGATGCTCCCCAGCCACCTCACACGTAAGATGTCCCTTCTGTCCGTCGTGTCGAGCACCAGCGAGACCAGCAGCGAGCCAGAGGTGTGCCCCGTGCCCACTGGCGGGGGCTCGCTGCCTGAGGCCGCCTGCAACATGAGTGTGGGTTCTACTTCCAGCGAAAGTGACCCAGAGCTGGCCGAGCCCTCCCAGTCCTCACCCTGCCAGTCCACAGCCCCCACCCTCCCCGATCTCCCTGATCCAGCCTACAACTTCAACACTCTTCTCGCCAATGAAATGACATTATTGACTGAGTAA
- the si:ch211-112c15.8 gene encoding LOW QUALITY PROTEIN: tumor necrosis factor receptor superfamily member 25 (The sequence of the model RefSeq protein was modified relative to this genomic sequence to represent the inferred CDS: inserted 2 bases in 1 codon; deleted 2 bases in 1 codon), whose protein sequence is MDFVLVLILAFLSTGQSTSEVVDQKWNSCYILCPPGFYKVGGCDDPVAKYRCEECKNNTFTTIEHSYTKCERCSTCAHNEKTIKSCTLNSNVVCDCMEGFYLKKMFSHDSRDCRECTCEKCEKLYNILDYRRKCQPCQRCVECKTRCPGTSFPPSTNSSSTASTRTTASNNSPNPSVKPVPLNEMSWQVLVVVLVTLLLFLWLLLLFARSQFRYPDRCLCWSVNKHLEPPLEGPDFSEQSSHQDSSPNTLTLYISENTPMMTLSQGPAMPEHLAHVSHQDAEHKATRQHVQLDHWPAIVLYAIIKEVPLRRWKEFLRLLSVTDQQLERVELEAGLGLGSMERQYQMLRLWSQCSSATLNDVFSALHYMDLSGCAQLLQESLEKLQFRPELKQGFTAGSSXTEHAFNGALHDT, encoded by the exons ATGGATTTTGTTTTG GTGCTGATACTTGCCTTCCTTTCCACTGGACAGAGTACCAGTGAGGTTGTGGATCAAAAGTGGAATTCATGTTATATACTGTGCCCGCCTG GCTTTTATAAAGTTGGTGGATGTGATGACCCAGTCGCAAAGTACAGATGTGAAGAATGCAAAAATAACACATTCACAACAATAGAACACTCTTACACAAAATGCGAGAGGTGCAGCACATGTGCTC ATAATGAGAAGACAATAAAGTCCTGCACCCTTAACAGTAATGTGGTATGTGACTGTATGGAGGGATTCTACCTCAAGAAAATGTTTTCTCACGACTCGCGTGATTGTCGGGAATGCACGTGTGAAAAGTGTGAAA agTTGTATAATATTCTTGACTACAGAAGGAAGTGCCAGCCCTGCCAAAG GTGTGTGGAATGCAAGACGAGATGTCCAGGAACCTCATTTCCACCTTCTACAAATTCATCTTCAACTGCATCTACGAGAACCACAGCTTCAAACAACTCGCCAAATCCTTCTGTGAAGCCAGTTCCAC TGAATGAAATGTCCTGGCAGGTTCTCGTGGTGGTTCTGGTGACACTTCTGTTATTCCTTTGGCTCCTGCTGCTGTTCGCCAGGAGCCAGTTCAGATATCCAGACAGGTGTCTCTGCTGGAGTGTGAACAAACACCTGGAGCCGCCTCTCGAGGGCCCCGACTTCAGCG AACAAAGCAGTCATCAAGACAGCAGCCCCAACACGCTG ACATTATACATATCTGAGAATACTCCCATGATGACTCTCAGTCAGGGTCCAGCCATGCCAGAACATCTAGCCCACGTCAGTCATCAAGACGCTGAACACAAAG CCACCAGACAGCACGTTCAATTGGATCACTGGCCGGCCATCGTCCTCTATGCGATCATCAAGGAGGTGCCCCTGCGGAGGTGGAAGGAGTTCTTGCGTCTGCTCTCGGTGACGGATCAGCAGCTGGAGCGGGTGGAGCTGGAGGCCGGTTTGGGTCTGGGCTCCATGGAGAGGCAGTACCAGATGCTGAGGCTGTGGAGCCAGTGTTCCTCCGCCACCCTGAACGATGTCTTCTCGGCCTTGCACTACATGGATTTATCCGGCTGTgcccagctgctgcaggaaagCCTGGAGAAGCTGCAGTTT AGGCCTGAACTGAAGCAAGGTTTCACAGCCGGCAGCAG CACAGAGCATGCTTTCAATGGGGCCTTGCACGACACCTGA
- the ttc34 gene encoding tetratricopeptide repeat protein 34, with protein sequence MTALVRPGVHVSELCEDGDKLLVVGELGRATVLYLSAFRTHTASTVIHMRKLKSGLGGVISTLEGWLDSHEENHPAEGLNKGLAAVFLSTLCPNNLSATIFKMESLLQSGGHGCEEIFARCTSLLEGMRNPHPPDVTHVVLEITRALACLFSEPHSIKGLKLYLKAYQSNKSETITLVNSRQAQHRLKIVKAFTDQLLLIHPSIISDSEFAVTTQEKENHGHKTSESSADKLFQDTPERRARLLTSRAAACVSAGGRTAEACEDLGEAFEMHPATAQTYFQKLFTDHGTGVAARNHLRQQAERGLSGYRERVLIRTDLRSTEGVELLDPVITQLRTLCYLEPDGGGRELRVRLADCLLLRGEHKEALSICSQLAAAQGQQSYQNTVQVLRGYARLLSDDDKGALEDFKAVIEHNTPHPSSCVRALCGRGLLRMMGRLNYLTALDFVTASMLLPQETALTVRCLVPWNYRGLLFTVLLEQGRVMLEGTGGHKSKSSSSEDSQQPQLRDQPQAPAKRDKDRSGTAAGVQSLAVLLMELQPGTDGSQILAADALYQLGRVEEAYRLLLSIGPTGPRAPILARLALLQLHRGFLYDTNQLLKKLIQCGETSCLRPLLAVAQQKDRVLLQGHCHSAAQRILEGTREESDLREAVAYLSIAIIASGGEAAESLLERARCYALLGQRKTAIFDFSAILKEDPKHIQALCGRSFTYLLLNQQKECTHDILAALQIDIDIVTKDILSLKDKARTLVCDWLHQFCRTNLSDVVLTKAVPCHEEQLKEAFIIGGALMRTDCRDPRWHLLYVDTLIAKGEVKAAGAHLCQVFGQEPRDALAQARVGVVEAWQQKYRSAARRLSKLTEKDSSSLVFLLTLIPVNQRKRMAQAAAKEASSVSSGGQWEQALTLLNVAVKAVGNHRLQYLRQRAACLAQLGLHERAIVDLDRVIQKHNGPDSSCSDDSQVWAEDLCRRGCSLVLCSRERAALEDFSRALELHRNQAMQCVEAGLGRVRLAECFLRGALQHYGEQQLNRAWKMIECGLIVDNENTELRRLRSKVKREVASPCNVN encoded by the exons ATGACTGCTCTGGTTCGACCTGGAGTccatgtttcagagctgtgtgAGGATGGAGACAAGCTCCTTGTGGTTGGAGAGCTGGGGAGAGCTACCGTTCTCTATTTGTCTGCCTTCAGGACTCACACGGCCTCCACCGTTATCCACATGCGGAAATTGAAGTCAGGTCTGGGTGGTGTGATCTCAACTTTAGAAGGTTGGCTTGACAGTCATGAGGAGAACCACCCCGCAGAGGGTCTTAATAAAGGTCTTGCAGCTGTGTTTCTCTCCACGCTCTGCCCCAACAATCTGTCAGCCACCATTTTCAAGATGGAGTCCCTCCTTCAGAGTGGCGGGCACGGCTGCGAGGAGATTTTTGCTCGCTGCACTTCTCTGCTTGAGGGGATGCGAAACCCTCATCCACCAGATGTGACTCACGTTGTGTTGGAGATAACTCGTGCCCTGGCCTGCTTGTTCTCAGAGCCTCACAGCATCAAAGGGCTGAAGCTTTACCTCAAAGCTTACCAGAGTAACAAATCTGAAACCATCACTCTGGTGAACAGCAGACAAGCTCAGCACCGACTCAAAATAGTGAAGGCCTTTACAGATCAATTACTGCTCATACATCCCTCAATAATATCTGACAGTGAGTTTGCAGTGACAacacaggagaaggagaa TCATGGTCATAAAACATCAGAGAGTAGTGCAGACAAGTTATTCCAAGACACTCCTGAGAGGAGAGCGAGACTCttgaccagtcgagcagctgcctGCGTGTCGGCAGGTGGACGGACTGCTGAGGCTTGCGAGGATCTGGGGGAGGCATTTGAGATGCATCCGGCCACTGCCCAAACTTATTTTCAAAAGCTATTCACAGATCATGGCACAGGGGTGGCTGCTCGCAACCATCTCCGTCAGCAGGCAGAGCGGGGCCTGTCTGGTTACAGAGAAAGGGTACTCATCCGCACAGACCTGCGATCCACTGAAGGAGTTGAGCTCCTGGACCCTGTGATCACTCAGTTACGGACTCTGTGCTATTTAGAGCCTgatggaggaggtagagagcTGCGGGTACGACTGGCCGACTGTCTTCTCCTCAGAGGGGAACACAAAGAGGCCCTCTCTATCTGTAGCCAGCTAGCTGCTGCCCAAGGTCAGCAGAGCTATCAAAACACGGTGCAGGTTCTTCGTGGATATGCACGCCTTCTCTCAGATGATGACAAGGGGGCATTAGAAGACTTCAAGGCTGTGATTGAACACAATACCCCCCACCCGTCCAGCTGTGTGCGGGCACTCTGTGGCAGGGGGCTCCTGCGCATGATGGGCAGGTTAAACTACCTCACAGCTCTGGACTTTGTGACAGCCAGCATGCTGCTCCCGCAAGAAACAGCACTGACGGTGCGCTGCTTGGTGCCATGGAACTACCGGGGGCTGCTGTTTACTGTATTGCTGGAGCAGGGACGAGTCATGCTTGAGGGGACGGGTGGACACAAATCCAAGTCCAGTTCCAGTGAAGACTCCCAACAGCCCCAGCTGAGGGATCAGCCGCAGGCCCCAGCAAAGAGAGACAAGGACAGATCAGG CACTGCTGCTGGTGTCCAGTCTCTGGCTGTGCTGCTGATGGAGCTCCAGCCGGGTACTGATGGGTCTCAGATCCTTGCAGCAGATGCCTTGTACCAGCTTGGCCGGGTGGAGGAAGCGTACCGGCTACTTCTTTCCATTGGGCCTACCGGTCCTCGGGCACCCATCCTGGCTCGACTCgccctgctgcagctgcacagaGGCTTTCTTTATGACACCAATCAG CTGCTGAAAAAGCTCATTCAGTGCGGCGAGACCAGCTGCTTGCGCCCCCTGTTGGCCGTGGCTCAACAGAAGGACCGGGTTCTGCTGCAGGGCCACTGCCACTCGGCTGCACAACGAATCCTGGAGGGCACGCGGGAGGAGAGCGACCTCAGGGAAGCGGTGGCATATCTCTCCATCGCTATCATCGCCTCTG GTGGCGAGGCAGCAGAGTCTTTGCTGGAGAGAGCGAGGTGTTATGCCCTGCTGGGCCAACGAAAGACAGCCATCTTTGATTTCAGTGCAATTCTGAAGGAGGACCCAAAACACATCCAGGCTCTCTGTGGAAGAAGCTTCACTTATCTCTTGCTGAACCAACAAAAG GAATGCACTCATGATATCCTGGCAGCACTTCAGATAGACATTGACATAGTCACCAAAGACATCCTGTCACTCAAGGACAAAGCACGGACGCTggtctgtgattggctgcatcAGTTCTGTCGGACCAATCTGTCGGACGTCGTGCTCACTAAAGCTGTCCCCTGCCATGAAGAGCAGCTCAAAGAGGCTTTTATAATTGGTGGAGCTCTGATGAGGACTGACTGCAGAGACCCCAGATGGCATCTCCTCTATGTGGACACACTTATAGCCAAAG GTGAAGTCAAGGCAGCAGGCGCTCATCTGTGCCAGGTGTTTGGCCAGGAGCCAAGAGATGCTTTGGCCCAGGCGAGGGTGGGTGTGGTGGAGGCCTGGCAGCAGAAGTACCGCAGCGCAGCTCGCAGGCTTAGCAAACTGACTGAAAAAGATTCATCAAGTCTGGTCTTCCTGCTCACCCTGATCCCAGTCAATCAGCGAAAACGCATGGCACAG GCTGCAGCAAAGGAGGCCAGCAGTGTGTCATCAGGTGGCCAGTGGGAACAGGCCCTCACACTTCTGAATGTGGCAGTAAAAGCTGTGGGAAATCACAGACTCCAGTATCTTCGCCAGCGGGCTGCCTGCCTCGCTCAGCTGGGCCTACACGAGCGAGCCATAGTTGACCTGGACAGAGTTATCCAGAAACACAATGGACCTGACTCCAGCTGCTCGGATGATTCTCAAGTCTGGGCAGAGGACCTGTGTCGACGAGGTTGCAGCCTGGTGCTCTGTTCCAGAGAAAGAGCAGCTTTGGAGGACTTCAGTCGGGCCTTGGAGCTCCACCGGAACCAGGCCATGCAGTGTGTGGAGGCTGGTCTGGGGAGGGTGCGTCTGGCTGAGTGCTTCCTGCGGGGGGCGCTGCAGCACTATGGGGAGCAGCAGCTCAATAGAGCCTGGAAAATGATTGAGTGTGGCCTCATTGTGGACAATGAGAACACAGAGCTCCGCAgactgaggtcaaaggtcaaacgaGAAGTGGCCAGTCCCTGCAATGTCAACTAG
- the alas2 gene encoding 5-aminolevulinate synthase, erythroid-specific, mitochondrial: MAAFLHHCPFLKSAPQPALRRTGAALLSLADQCPIIVRQISVSGTASLEAKLSVSPSKQRSPQLPTVDQRRLFAQRATQVAVSVSKGCPFVSSQIGVVRANPEMQEDVQEGLMTSLLKGLKDSILPTSANSVPQLLKDNMVGPSYDYDRFFVEKISEKKDDHTYRVFKTVNRSAEVFPFAEDYSVAGREGSQVSVWCSNDYLGMSRHPRVLGAIRDAVDRHGAGAGGTRNISGTSNFHVALENELAQLHQKDAALAFSSCFVANDSTLFTLAKMLPGCEIYSDAGNHASMIQGIRNSRAKRFIFRHNDSRHLEELLQRSDPKTPKIVAFETVHSMDGAICPLEELCDIAHHHGALTFVDEVHAVGLYGAHGAGVGERDNIMHKIDIVSGTLGKAFGCVGGYIASSTALVDTVRSFAAGFIFTTALPPMVLAGALESVRVLKSPEGQVLRRSHQRNVKHMRQLLMDKGLPVVNSPSHIIPIRVGNAELNTKVCDTLLEKHSIYVQAINYPTVPRGEELLRLAPSPHHNPAMMEYFVERLVEVWQEAGLLLNRPATASCNFCDRPLHFDLMSEWEKSYFGNMEPQYITVLA; this comes from the exons ATGGCTGCTTTCCTTCATCACTGCCCCTTCCTAAAGTCGGCGCCTCAGCCAGCTTTGAGGAGAACCGGAGCCGCCTTGCTGTCTCTGGCCGATCAATGCCCCATCATCGTTCGCCAGATCAGTGTGAGCGGCACAGCCTCTCTGGAGGCCAAGCTGAGCGTCTCACCCAGCAAACAGAGGAGTCCTCAACTTCCCACAGTGGACCAAAGGAGGCTGTTTGCTCAGAGGGCTACGCAGGTGGCGGTGTCTGTATCGAAGGGCTGCCCCTTTGTCTCTTCTCAGATTGGGGTGGTCCGAGCCAACCCCGAAATGCAGGAGGACGTCCAAGAAG GCTTGATGACTTCTCTGTTGAAGGGTTTAAAGGATTCAATCCTCCCAACATCAGCTAACAGTGTCCCCCAGCTCCTCAAAGACAACATGG TTGGCCCCAGCTACGACTATGACCGCTTCTTTGTTGAGAAGATTTCTGAGAAAAAGGATGATCACACATACAGAGTCTTCAAGACCGTGAACAGGAGCGCTGAGGTCTTCCCCTTTGCTGAGGATTACTCCGTCGCTGGCCGGGAAGGCTCCCAGGTGTCTGTCTGGTGCAGCAATGATTATCTAGGAATGAGTCGGCACCCTCGGGTGCTCGGCGCCATCAG AGATGCTGTGGACAGGCACGGTGCAGGAGCCGGTGGGACCAGGAACATCTCCGGCACCAGTAACTTCCACGTGGCTCTGGAGAACGAGCTCGCCCAGCTACACCAGAAAGACGCAGCTCTggccttctcctcctgcttcgTGGCGAATGACTCCACCCTCTTCACTTTGGCTAAGATGCTGCCAG GATGCGAGATATACTCTGATGCAGGAAACCATGCATCGATGATTCAGGGCATCAGGAACAGCCGAGCCAAGCGTTTCATCTTCCGCCACAATGACAGCCGACACCTGGAGGAACTGCTGCAACGCTCAGACCCCAAGACACCTAAAATAGTGGCATTCGAGACTGTGCACTCAATGGACG GTGCAATATGTCCTCTGGAAGAGCTGTGTGATATCGCTCATCACCATGGAGCTCTGACGTTTGTGGATGAAGTTCACGCCGTGGGCCTGTACGGAGCCCATGGAGCtggagtgggagagagggacaACATTATGCACAAGATTGACATTGTTTCTGGGACCTTAG GCAAAGCCTTTGGCTGTGTTGGAGGCTACATCGCCAGCAGCACCGCCCTGGTTGACACGGTGCGCTCCTTCGCAGCtggcttcatcttcaccacTGCTCTACCCCCAATGGTCCTGGCTGGAGCTCTGGAGTCGGTCCGGGTCCTGAAGAGCCCCGAGGGGCAGGTGCTCCGCAGATCTCACCAGAGGAACGTCAAACACATGAGGCAGCTGTTGATGGATAAGGGCCTACCTGTGGTCAACAGTCCCAGCCACATCATCCCCATACGG GTAGGCAACGCTGAGCTGAACACTAAGGTGTGCGACACCCTGCTGGAGAAGCACAGCATCTATGTTCAGGCCATCAACTACCCCACGGTGCCTCGGGGTGAGGAGCTGCTGAGGCTGGCTCCGTCTCCTCATCACAACCCCGCCATGATGGAGTACTTTGTGG AGAGACTGGTGGAGGTGTGGCAGGAGGCGGGACTCCTGCTCAACAGGCCGGCCACAGCTTCCTGCAACTTCTGTGATCGCCCGCTGCATTTCGACCTCATGAGTGAGTGGGAGAAATCCTACTTCGGCAACATGGAACCACAATACATCACTGTGTTGGCATAA